A single window of Bradyrhizobium daqingense DNA harbors:
- the feoB gene encoding ferrous iron transporter B — translation MESPLLHLALVGTPNSGKTSLFNALTGSRQKVANYPGVTVERKEGFFVTPLGRQVSVVDLPGTYSLRGRSPDEEITRDFVLGKASGETMPDLVLCVADSTNLRLTIRLLLELKRTGRPMILVLNMFDIATRRGITVDVERLAKELGVPVVTSIAVRKGGTADLLALTDDISAKLAAEPKENSWRALSVSELRATQREADRIIADCVSLPARPDTWTARIDRVVLHPVGGLIVLALILFVMFQAVFAWAQPLMDLLNAGFDALGELVHATLPAGLLQSFLQNGVISGVGSVIVFLPQIIIIFLFILLLEDFGYMARAAFLMDRIMGGAGLHGRAFIPLLSSFACAIPGIMATRVIDNKRDRLTTILIAPLMTCSARIPVYTLIISAFVPARVVWGFINLQGLVMFGLYAIGIASALLVSFLIKFFMLRDFAPAPFMLELPDYKMPRPKSIAIGIYTRAKMFLVRAGTTIFSMMVLIWFLASFPQPPAGATEPAIDFSLAAMIGKALEPLLAPVGFNWQIAVALIPGMAAREVAVAALGTVYAIEGGKEAAEQVGQVLATKWSLATALSMLAWYIFAPQCASTLAVIRRETGSWAWMGVTFTYMLVLAYAASLVTYNVAVALGAG, via the coding sequence ATGGAATCACCCCTGCTGCATCTCGCCCTGGTGGGCACGCCGAACAGCGGCAAGACTTCGCTGTTCAACGCGCTGACCGGCAGCCGGCAGAAGGTCGCGAACTATCCGGGCGTCACCGTCGAGCGCAAGGAAGGCTTCTTCGTCACTCCCTTGGGACGCCAGGTCTCCGTGGTCGACTTGCCCGGCACCTATTCGCTGCGCGGCCGCAGCCCCGACGAGGAGATCACCCGCGACTTCGTGCTCGGCAAGGCCTCCGGCGAGACGATGCCGGATCTCGTGCTGTGCGTGGCCGATTCCACCAATCTGCGCCTGACCATCCGCCTGCTGCTCGAGCTCAAGCGCACGGGGCGGCCGATGATCCTCGTGCTCAACATGTTCGACATCGCCACCCGCCGCGGCATCACTGTCGACGTCGAGCGGCTCGCCAAGGAGCTCGGCGTGCCCGTGGTCACCTCGATCGCGGTGCGCAAAGGCGGCACCGCCGACCTGTTGGCGCTGACCGACGACATCTCGGCCAAGCTCGCCGCTGAACCGAAAGAGAACAGCTGGCGTGCCCTCAGCGTCAGCGAGCTGCGCGCCACCCAGCGCGAGGCCGACCGCATCATCGCCGACTGCGTGAGCCTGCCTGCCAGGCCCGACACCTGGACCGCGCGAATCGATCGCGTCGTATTGCATCCCGTCGGCGGCCTGATCGTGCTCGCGCTGATCCTGTTCGTGATGTTCCAGGCAGTGTTCGCCTGGGCGCAGCCGTTGATGGACCTGCTCAACGCCGGCTTCGACGCGCTGGGCGAACTCGTCCACGCCACCCTCCCCGCCGGCCTGTTGCAGAGCTTCCTTCAGAACGGCGTGATCTCCGGCGTCGGCAGCGTCATCGTGTTCCTGCCGCAGATCATCATCATCTTCCTGTTCATCCTGCTGCTGGAAGATTTCGGCTACATGGCGCGCGCCGCGTTCCTGATGGACCGCATCATGGGCGGCGCCGGCCTGCACGGCCGCGCCTTCATTCCACTGTTGTCGAGCTTTGCCTGCGCCATTCCCGGCATCATGGCGACGCGCGTGATCGACAACAAGCGCGACCGGCTGACCACGATCCTGATCGCGCCGCTGATGACCTGCTCGGCGCGCATTCCCGTCTACACGCTGATCATCTCCGCCTTCGTTCCGGCCAGGGTGGTCTGGGGCTTCATCAACCTCCAGGGCCTCGTGATGTTCGGCCTTTACGCCATCGGCATCGCCAGTGCGCTGCTGGTGTCGTTCCTGATCAAATTCTTCATGCTGCGCGACTTTGCGCCGGCGCCGTTCATGCTGGAGCTGCCGGACTACAAGATGCCGCGTCCGAAATCGATCGCGATCGGCATCTACACCCGCGCCAAGATGTTCCTGGTGCGCGCTGGCACCACGATCTTCTCGATGATGGTGCTGATCTGGTTCCTGGCCTCGTTCCCGCAGCCGCCGGCGGGCGCGACCGAGCCGGCGATCGATTTCAGCCTGGCGGCGATGATCGGCAAGGCGCTGGAGCCGCTGCTCGCGCCGGTCGGGTTCAACTGGCAGATCGCAGTCGCCCTGATCCCCGGCATGGCGGCGCGCGAGGTCGCGGTCGCGGCGCTCGGCACGGTCTATGCGATCGAGGGCGGCAAGGAGGCGGCCGAGCAGGTCGGCCAGGTGCTGGCGACGAAATGGTCGCTGGCGACCGCGCTGTCGATGCTGGCCTGGTACATCTTCGCCCCGCAATGCGCCTCGACGCTGGCCGTGATCCGGCGCGAGACCGGAAGCTGGGCCTGGATGGGCGTGACCTTCACCTACATGCTGGTGCTGGCCTACGCGGCGAGCCTCGTGACCTACAATGTCGCGGTCGCGCTGGGCGCGGGGTAG
- a CDS encoding FeoA family protein, which yields MTDTNDTRPQMPLGLAQRGYTGVIQHLSAREAGSALSDVELESRLIELGFVEGARVEVLHEGLVGRDPIAVRVDNITIAVRRREAMAIIVA from the coding sequence ATGACCGACACCAATGACACGCGCCCGCAGATGCCGCTGGGTCTGGCCCAGCGCGGCTATACCGGCGTCATCCAGCATCTGTCCGCCCGCGAGGCAGGCTCGGCGCTCTCGGACGTCGAGCTCGAGAGCCGGCTGATCGAGCTCGGCTTCGTCGAGGGCGCCCGGGTCGAGGTCCTGCATGAGGGGCTGGTCGGACGCGATCCGATCGCCGTGCGGGTCGACAACATCACCATCGCGGTCCGTCGTCGCGAAGCCATGGCCATCATCGTCGCGTAA
- a CDS encoding ribbon-helix-helix domain-containing protein gives MKSPVVKRSIVVAGHKTSVSLEEAFWNGMKEISGLRNMTLSELVGEIDNNRQQGNLSSAIRLFVLDYFKSRAMAAQPEKVPAQ, from the coding sequence ATGAAGTCGCCCGTCGTGAAACGGTCGATCGTTGTCGCCGGCCACAAGACCAGCGTCAGCCTGGAAGAGGCGTTCTGGAACGGCATGAAGGAGATCTCGGGCCTGCGCAACATGACGCTGTCCGAGCTCGTCGGCGAGATCGACAACAACCGCCAGCAGGGCAATCTGTCGTCGGCGATCCGCCTGTTCGTGCTGGATTACTTCAAGAGTCGCGCCATGGCGGCCCAGCCGGAAAAGGTCCCGGCTCAGTAG
- a CDS encoding DUF4169 family protein, producing MGNVINLNRFRKRAEREASAKQADANRAKFGRTKAERSAEEKRADQTKEHLDQHRIDHEEQP from the coding sequence ATGGGGAACGTCATCAACCTGAATCGTTTCAGGAAGCGCGCCGAGCGGGAAGCTTCGGCGAAGCAGGCGGACGCCAACCGGGCGAAGTTCGGTCGCACGAAGGCGGAGCGGTCGGCGGAGGAGAAGCGGGCGGACCAGACCAAGGAGCATCTGGACCAGCACCGGATCGATCACGAGGAGCAGCCATGA
- the fumC gene encoding class II fumarate hydratase, translating into MDVLMAKASRPQTARSSTRTETDSFGPIEVAADRYWGAQTERSRQNFRIGTDRMPISLVHALGIVKLAAAQSNRELGLLDQRRANAIIRAAREVIEGKLDDHFPLVVWQTGSGTQTNMNLNEVIANRANELLGGELGAKKPVHPNDHVNMSQSSNDSFPTAMHIAAASRINADLVPALGELLRALRKKEKEFAKIVKIGRTHTQDATPLTLGQEFSGYAAQVESGIARLKVAVKDLYPLAQGGTAVGTGLNSKPRFAKLFAKHVAGITKLPFTSAANKFEALASNDAYVLAHGAINSVATGLFKIANDIRLLGSGPRSGLGELILPENEPGSSIMPGKVNPTQCEAMTMVCCQVFGNHTAITVAGSQGHFELNVYKPVLAYNMLHSIRLMADAARSFTEHCVSGIRADETRISELMQRSLMLVTALAPKIGYDNAAKVAKTAHANGTTLKEEALRLGFVSADEFDRLVRPEKMTSPG; encoded by the coding sequence ATGGATGTGCTCATGGCCAAAGCTTCCCGCCCTCAGACTGCCCGCTCCTCGACCCGCACCGAGACCGACAGCTTTGGTCCCATCGAGGTCGCCGCCGATCGCTATTGGGGGGCGCAGACCGAGCGCTCGCGGCAGAATTTCCGCATCGGCACCGATCGCATGCCGATTTCGCTGGTGCACGCGCTCGGCATCGTCAAGCTTGCCGCCGCGCAGTCCAACCGCGAACTCGGCCTGCTCGACCAGCGCCGGGCCAACGCCATCATCCGCGCCGCGCGCGAGGTGATCGAGGGCAAGCTCGACGATCATTTCCCGCTGGTGGTGTGGCAGACCGGCTCGGGCACGCAGACCAACATGAACCTCAACGAGGTGATCGCCAACCGCGCCAACGAGCTGCTCGGCGGCGAGCTCGGCGCCAAGAAGCCGGTGCATCCCAACGACCACGTCAATATGAGCCAATCGTCGAACGACTCGTTCCCGACCGCGATGCACATCGCGGCGGCAAGCCGCATCAATGCCGATCTCGTCCCTGCCCTTGGCGAGCTGCTCCGCGCGCTGCGCAAGAAGGAGAAGGAGTTTGCCAAGATCGTCAAGATCGGCCGCACCCACACCCAGGACGCGACGCCCCTGACGCTCGGCCAGGAATTCTCCGGCTATGCCGCGCAGGTCGAGAGCGGCATCGCCCGGCTCAAGGTCGCGGTGAAGGATCTCTATCCGCTGGCGCAGGGCGGTACTGCCGTCGGCACCGGCCTCAATTCGAAGCCGCGCTTTGCAAAGCTGTTCGCAAAACACGTTGCCGGGATCACGAAGCTGCCCTTCACCAGCGCCGCCAACAAATTCGAAGCGCTGGCCTCGAACGATGCCTATGTCCTCGCGCACGGCGCCATCAATTCGGTCGCGACGGGCCTGTTCAAGATCGCCAACGACATCCGCCTGCTCGGCTCCGGTCCGCGCTCGGGTCTCGGCGAGCTGATCCTGCCGGAGAACGAGCCGGGCTCCTCGATCATGCCGGGCAAGGTCAATCCGACGCAATGCGAGGCGATGACCATGGTGTGCTGCCAGGTGTTCGGCAATCACACCGCGATCACGGTCGCCGGCAGCCAGGGTCATTTCGAGCTCAACGTCTACAAGCCCGTGCTCGCCTACAACATGCTGCACTCGATCCGTCTGATGGCGGACGCCGCGCGCTCCTTCACCGAACATTGCGTTAGCGGCATCCGCGCCGACGAGACCCGCATAAGTGAGCTGATGCAGCGCTCGCTGATGCTCGTGACCGCACTCGCCCCGAAGATCGGCTACGACAATGCCGCCAAGGTGGCCAAGACGGCGCATGCCAACGGCACCACGCTGAAGGAGGAGGCGCTGCGGCTCGGCTTCGTCTCGGCCGACGAGTTCGACCGCCTGGTGCGCCCCGAGAAGATGACCAGCCCGGGATAA
- a CDS encoding SspB family protein — protein MATDHIRYDVLARDALRGVLRKVLTDAAAHGLPGEHHFFITFVSKAEGVKLSSRLLAQYPEEMTIILQHQFWDLTVLEDRFEVGLSFGGIPERLIVPFSAIKSFLDPSVKFGLQFDTSDVAEVAPENLPAAPAPSAVSVPAPAMEKVEAADEPPPPNQGGAEVVRLDRFRKK, from the coding sequence ATGGCAACCGACCATATCCGATATGATGTGCTGGCCCGCGACGCGCTGCGCGGCGTGCTGCGCAAGGTGCTGACCGACGCCGCCGCCCATGGATTGCCGGGCGAGCATCATTTCTTCATCACCTTCGTGTCCAAGGCCGAGGGCGTGAAACTGTCGTCGCGGCTGCTCGCGCAATATCCGGAAGAGATGACGATCATCCTCCAGCACCAGTTCTGGGACCTGACCGTGCTCGAGGATCGCTTCGAGGTCGGCCTGTCCTTCGGCGGCATTCCGGAGCGGCTGATCGTGCCGTTCAGCGCCATCAAGAGCTTCCTCGATCCGTCCGTGAAATTCGGCCTGCAGTTCGACACGTCCGACGTCGCCGAGGTCGCTCCTGAAAATCTGCCGGCCGCTCCCGCGCCATCGGCCGTGTCGGTGCCGGCACCTGCCATGGAGAAGGTGGAAGCTGCCGACGAGCCGCCCCCGCCGAACCAGGGCGGCGCCGAGGTCGTGCGGCTCGATCGTTTCCGTAAGAAATGA
- a CDS encoding tripartite tricarboxylate transporter TctB family protein, whose product MADTMGHSATATRNTRLALGFCLLAIAPQIFELIWSIGTIFGWGTGRSPATVITSHATALLFGAPSAVFGSFGGGTKKMASEVLLALIYSYPLFAVAILTVFMTIRSAQDYVGGVVMMAVALFALWAGSDLQGMRGFSFGAGTAPRMFGGLLVVLSAGIALTGLLTKGPAMAHYSWRGPLFVVAAILFFALSIRSLGLVVTAFASFMISAAGSHETRWLEAAIVGACLTVGCAILFPYVLGLPMPMFPRFLIQ is encoded by the coding sequence ATGGCCGATACGATGGGCCACTCAGCGACGGCCACCCGAAACACCCGGTTGGCCCTCGGCTTTTGTCTGCTGGCGATCGCGCCGCAGATTTTCGAATTGATCTGGTCGATCGGGACGATCTTCGGCTGGGGCACCGGCCGCAGTCCGGCGACGGTGATCACCAGCCATGCGACGGCGCTGCTGTTCGGCGCGCCCAGCGCCGTCTTCGGATCGTTCGGTGGCGGCACCAAGAAGATGGCGTCCGAGGTGCTGCTGGCGCTGATCTATTCCTATCCGCTGTTTGCGGTGGCCATCCTCACGGTGTTCATGACGATCCGGTCCGCACAGGACTATGTCGGCGGCGTCGTAATGATGGCGGTTGCCCTGTTCGCGCTGTGGGCGGGGAGCGACTTGCAGGGCATGCGGGGCTTCTCGTTCGGCGCGGGGACCGCGCCTCGTATGTTCGGCGGGCTGCTGGTCGTCTTGTCCGCCGGCATTGCCTTGACCGGTCTTCTGACCAAAGGGCCGGCGATGGCGCATTATTCCTGGCGGGGACCCCTGTTCGTGGTGGCCGCGATCCTCTTCTTTGCCCTGTCGATCCGGTCCCTCGGCCTCGTGGTCACGGCCTTTGCGAGCTTCATGATCTCGGCGGCGGGCTCGCACGAGACGCGCTGGCTTGAAGCGGCGATCGTCGGCGCCTGCCTGACGGTCGGTTGCGCCATTTTGTTTCCATACGTGCTCGGGCTGCCGATGCCGATGTTTCCGCGTTTCCTGATCCAGTGA